TAGTTCCCATCGAAGAACTGAACCTGAGAGTCCCCTTCGAAGGCCAGGATGTGCGTGGCCAGGCGGTCCAGGAACCAGCGGTCGTGACTCACCAAGACGGCGCTGCCGGCGAAGGATTCGATGGCCTCCTCCAGGGCGCGCATCGTATTCACATCCAGATCGTTGGTGGGTTCGTCGAAGAAGAGCAGGTTGGATTCGCTTTTCAGGGTGAGGGCCAGGTTCAGGCGGTTCTGCTGCCCGCCGCTCAGCTCGGAGATCTTCTTCTGCTGGGAATCGCCGGAGAACCCAAAGCGGCTCAGCCAGGCCCGGGCATTGATGAGCTTGCCGCCCAGCTCAATCTGTTCGTAGCCACCGGAGACCGCCTCGAACACATTCTTGTCGGGGTTGAGGTTGGCGCGCAGCTGATCCACATAGGCCATGCGGACGGTCTCTCCGATCCGGATGGTGCCGGCATCGGGCGTCTCCTGGCCCGTGAGCAGGCGCAGGAGCGTGGACTTGCCGGCGCCGTTGGGACCGATGACGCCGAGGATCCCGGCGCGGGGGATGGCGAAGCTGAGGTTCTCGAAGAGCACGCGATCTCCGTAGGCCTTGGAGACCCCGTTCAGCTCGGCCACGAGATCGCCCAGTCGGGGGCCGCTGGGAATGTAGATCTCCAGCTCCTGCTCCTTCTGGCGGCCCTCTTCGCCCGCCAGCCGCTCGTAGTTGGCGATGCGGTCCTTGCTCTTGGCGTGCTGGCCCTTGGGCGACATGCGGATCCACTCCAGCTCGCGCTCGAGGGTCTTCTGCCGTTTCTGGTCCGACTTCTCCTCGCGGGCCAGCCGGCCCTGCTTCTGCTCCAGCCAGCTGGAGTAGTTGCCCTTCCAGGGGATGCCCTCGCCCCGGTCCAGCTCGAGGATCCACTCCGCCACATGATCCAGGAAATAACGATCGTGGGTGACGGCGATGACCGTGCCCTTGTAGTCCTGCAGGTGCTTCTCCAGCCAGGCCACGGTCTCGGCATCCAGGTGGTTGGTGGGCTCGTCCAGTAGCAGGATGTCCGGCTCCTGGAGCAGCAGGCGGCAGAGCGCCACGCGACGGCGCTCGCCGCCGGACAGCACGGCGATCTTGGTGTCCGGGTCGGGACAGCGCAGAGCATCCATGGCCTGCTCGAGACGCGAATCCAGATCCCAGCAATCGTGGGCGTCGATCTTATCCTGCAGCTCGGCCTGCTTCGCCAGCAGCACATCCATGTCCGCATCGGGATCGGCGAACTGATCGCTGATGGCGTTGTAGTCCTTCAGCCAGCCCACCTTCTCGGCGGCACCCTCCTCCACGATCTCCCGCACGGTCTTGCCGGGATCGAGCTGGGGTTCCTGGTCCAGGATGCCCGTGGTGTAGCCCTTGCTCAGCACGGCCTCGCCGTTGAAGTCGTGGTCCACGCCCGCCATGATGCGCAGCACGGTGCTCTTGCCGGAGCCGTTCAGACCCAGGACGCCGATCTTGGCACCATAGAAGTAGCTGAGGGAGATGTCCTTGATGACCGGCTTGTTGTTGTAGATCTTGCTGACCCGCATCATCGAATAGATGATCTCGGGCTGATCGGATGGAGTCCTGGTCGCGGTCTTGGCCATGTCATCACTCGAAAAGGGTGATTCTATCGCGCTTCCCGCCGAACCCATCGCGGGGATCCCCGTCGCCACGGTGGCGGAGCGCCTGCCTGCCATCGCATTCACACAGGCAGAAACCTTGCAGCCGAAGGTGATTGCTTGTAATTTTGGCGCATCCATTCAAACAGTGGCCCCTCCCCCGGACTCAAGCGATGCGGAGACTCCCATGAACCAAGTGGTGGCGCGATTCCTGGATGGAACCACCCTGAAGGGCCAGACCAGCGATTTCCTTCCGACCAAGAACCTCTTCCACATTCTGCTCGCCGGAACCGGCCACGGCGCGAAGCCCCAGGAAGTCAAGGTCCCCGACCTCAAGGCGGTGTACTTCGTCCGGCGCCTGGAGGGGGATCCGGACCACCACAAGACCAACGACTTCCCCCCCTTCGCGCCGACGCCGGGGCGGAAGGTCCAGGTCACCTTCAAGGACGGGGAAGTGCTGGTGGGCACCACCCAGGGTTATCAGCCGGACCGGCCGGGGTTCTTCCTGCTCCCGGCCGATCCGCGATCCAACAACGAGCGGTGCTTCATCGTGACGACGGCCACGCAGTCCGTGGCGTTCCTGTAGCGGCCCCTAATCCAGGGCGGCCTGGGCGGCGGCCAGGGTGGCGATGGGCACGCGGTAAGGGCTGCAGCTCACATAATCCAGCCCCACGCGGTGGAAGAAGGTCACGCTGCGGGGATCGCCGCCGTGCTCGCCGCAGACGCCGAGCTTGATCCCGGGGCGCGCGGCGCGGCCCTTCTCGCAGGAGATGCGGACCAGCTCGCCGATGCCCTCCTGATCCAGGCTCTGGAAGGGATCGTCCTCCAGGATCTTCTTCCCCACATATTCCGGTAGGAAGGTGCCCGCATCGTCGCGGCTGAAGCCGAAGCCCATCTGGGTGAGGTCATTGGTGCCGAAGCTGAAGAACTCGGCCTCCTGGGCGATCTTGTCCGAGGTGATGGCGGCGCGGGGAATCTCGATCATGGTGCCGATGGGGCACGCGAACTGGCTGCCGCGCTCCTGGTTCACCTGGGCGATCTCGTCGAGCATCTCGGCCTTGGTGTAGGCCAACTCGCGCACGGTGCCGATGAGGGGCACCATGATTTCCGGCAGGGCCTTGATGCCCTGGGCCGTCACATTCAGGGCGGCTTCGGCGATGGCCCGAACCTGCATCCGGATGATCTCCGGGAAGGTGATGCCGAGGCGGCAGCCGCGATGGCCCATCATGGGGTTGAACTCGTGGAGCTGCGTCACGCGGCGTTCCACCGTGCCAAGGTCCACGCCCAGCACTTCGGCCATCTCCTTCTGGCCCGGCTCGTCCTGGGGCAGGAACTCGTGCAGCGGAGGATCCAGCAGACGGATGTTCACTGGCAGGCCGTTCATGGCCGTGAAGAGGCCTTCGAAGTCCTCGCGCTGCATGGGCAGCAGCTTCACCAGAGCCTTCTTGCGACCCTCCACATCGTTGGCCAGGATCATCTCGCGCACCGCCAGGATGCGATCCCCTTCGAAGAACATGTGCTCCGTGCGGCAGAGTCCGATGCCTTCCGCACCGAAGGCGCGGGCCACGGCCGCATCGTGCGGCGTGTCGGCGTTGGTGCGCACCTTCATGCGCTTGGCCTCGTGGCTCCAGGCCATGATCTTCGCGAAACGCTGGTAGAGCGGGCTGTCTTCGGCCTTGAGCCGATTGTCGACCAGCACCTGGTTGACCTCGGAGGGATGGGCGCTGAGCTTGCCGGCGAAGACCTCGCCGGTGGACCCATCCATGGAGATCCAGTCCTGGCCGGCCTTCAGCTCGTGGCCACCCACCAGCACCACGCCGCGGACGAGATCGATCTGCAGCGCCGAGGCGCCACAGACGCAGGGCTTGCCCATGCCTCGGGCCACCACGGCCGCGTGACTGGTCATCCCACCCCGGGCCGTGAGGATGCCCTGGGAGGCCACCATGCCCGAGATGTCCTCGGGGCTCGTCTCCACGCGCACGAGCACCACGGGGCCCTCCTGCGCCATCGTCTCGGCCTGCTCGGCCGTGAGGGCGATGCGACCCGTGGCCGCCCCTGGCCCGGCGTTGAGGCCCTTCGTCAGCAGCTGGCCCTCCTTCCGCAGGCGGTCCTTCTCCTTGGGATCGAAGACCGGCGCCAGCAGCTGGGAGAGGCTATCGGCATCGATGCGCTTGAGCGCGGTGCGGCTGTCGATGAGGCCCTCGTCCACCAGGTCGATGGCGATGCGGATGCTGGCCATGGCCGTGCGCTTGCCATTGCGCGTCTGAAGCAGGTACAGCTTCCCGCGCTCGATGGTGAACTCGATGTCCTGCATGTCCTTGAAGTGCTGTTCCAGGCGCTGGCAGGTGGCATCCAACTCCGTGAACGAGGCGGGCATCGCCTCCTCGAGGCTCTTCAGGCCCGTGCCTTCGGCCTGCGCCCGCGTGATGGGCTGAGGCGTGCGGATGCCGGCCACCACATCCTCGCCCTGGGCGTTGATGAGGTACTCGCCGTAGAAGAGGCGCTCGCCCGTGGCAGGATCCCGCGTGAAGGCCACGCCGGTGCCGCAGTCGTCACCCATGTTGCCGAAGACCATGCTCTGCACATTGACGCCTGTGCCCCAGTCATCCGGGATGCGGTGAAGGCGCCGGTAGGTGATGGCCCGGGCCGTGTTCCAACTCTCAAACACGGCGCGGATGGCGCCCCAGAGCTGATCCATGGGCTCCTGCGGGAAGGGCTGGCCGGTCTCCTCCAGCACGATTTCCTTGAAGGCCGCCACCAGACCCTTCCAGTCGCTGGCATCGAGGTCCGTGTCCTGGTGCTTGCCCGAGCGCTCCTTGGCGCGCTCCAGCTCTGCCTCGAAGAGCGAATGTTCGACACCCAGCACCACATTGCTGTACATCGTGATGAAGCGGCGGTAGGAATCCCAGGCGAAGCGGGCATTGCCGCTGGCCCGTTCCAGGGCCGCGACCGTGCGGTCGTTCAGGCCGAGATTGAGAACCGTATCCATCATGCCCGGCATGGAAACCCGGGCACCGGAGCGCACGGAGAGGAGCAGGGGGTTTTCGGCGGCACCGAAACCGCATCCACGCACGCCCTCCAGCCACCTCAGGGCTTCGAGCACTTCGGCCTTGAGCCCCTCGCTGAGCTGCCGGCCATTCGTGTAGTAGGCGCCGCACTGCTCGGTCGTGAGCGTGAATCCCGGAGGCACCGGAATGCCCAGCCCGGCCATCTCAGCCAGGTTGCACCCCTTGCCACCGAGCAGGTTGCGCATGGCTGCGCCCCCCTCGTTGCGGTTCCCCCCAAAGGTGTAAACACCTTTACTCATCAGTTCCTCCACGCGGAACTTCCAGTGTATCCGGCGTGGAACGCAAAAACCCCCGCGGATGCGGGGGTTCAACATGAAAAACGGGTCACCTGGTGGGGTGACCCGTCTGATTTTAACGTCGCAGCGACCTACTTTTCCACGCCTGTCCGGCGCAGTATCATCGGCCCTCCAAGTCTTAACTGCCGTGTTCGGGATGGGAACGGGTGTGACCCTTGGGGAAAAGCCACGACGAAGGGGTAGAAGGGTGAGAAGGGATTTGGGCGAGGCGCGGTTAAGCGCTCGAGGGTTATGAAGTTGATGCAATTGATTGATGAAAGGTCAAGTCTGTGGACCGATTAGTATCGCTCAGCTAAATCCGTTACCGGACTTACACATGCGACCTATCAACGTGGTGGTCTTCCACGGGTCTCATAGGGAGATCTCATCTTGAGGGGTGTTTCGCGCTTAGATGCTTTCAGCGCTTCTCACTTCCCAACTTAGCTACCCAGCATTGCACCTGGAGGCACAACTGGAACACCAGAGGTCAGTCCATCCCGGTCCTCTCGTACTAAGGACAGGTCCTCTCAAATCTCCTGCGCCCACACTAGATAGGGACCGAACTGTCTCGCGACGTTCTGAACCCAACTCACGTACCACTATTGATCGGCGAACAGCCGAACCCTTGGGACCTGCTTCAGCCCCAGGATGTGATGAGTCGACATCGAGGTGCCAAACCTTGCCGTCGATATGAACTCTTGGGCAAGATCAGCCTGTTATCCCCGGCGTACCTTTTATCCGTTGAGCGATGGCCCTTCCATTCGGGACCACCGGATCACTATAACCTGCTTTCGCACCTGCTCGTCGTGTCTGACTCGCAGTCAAGCTCCCTTATACTATTGCGCTCTGCGGCTGATTTCCAAACAGCCTGAGGGAACCTTCGTACGCCTCCGTTACGCTTTAGGAGGCGACCGCCCCAGTCAAACTACCCGCCTGACATTGTCTTCCACCCGGATCACGGGTGCGAGTTAGAGATCAGCGTTGAACAGGGTGGTATCTCAACAGTGGCTCCACCGACCCTAACGAGCCAGTTTCATAGCCTCCCACCTATCCTGCACAGTCCAACGCCAACCTCAATGTCAAGGTGTAGTAAAGGTGCACGGGGTCTTTCCGTCTAAGTGCGGGTAACCGGCATCTTCACCGGTGCTACAAGTTCGCTGAGTCTCTGCTGGAGACAGTTTCCAGATCGTTACGCCATTCGTGCAGGTCGGAACTTACCCGACAAGGAATTTCGCTACCTTAGGACCGTTATAGTTACGGCCGCCGTTCACCGGGGCTTAAATTCGCAGCTTCGCTTGCGCTGACCGCTCCTCTTGACCTTCCGGCACCGGGCAGGCGTCAGCCCCTATACCTCCTCTTTGGAGTTTGCAGAGACCTGTGTTTTTGTTAAACAGTCGCCTGGAACATTTATGTGCCACCACCTCGGGCTATGAACCCTACCGTGGTACCCCTTCTCCCGAAGTTACGGGGTTAATTTGCCGAGTTCCTTCAGCAGAGTTCTCTCAAACGCCTGAGGATTCTCTCCTCGACTACCTGTGTCGGTTTGCGGTACGGACACAAGCACCTCTCCTTAGCAGCTTTTCTCGGCAGTGTA
The window above is part of the Geothrix sp. genome. Proteins encoded here:
- the ettA gene encoding energy-dependent translational throttle protein EttA; translated protein: MAKTATRTPSDQPEIIYSMMRVSKIYNNKPVIKDISLSYFYGAKIGVLGLNGSGKSTVLRIMAGVDHDFNGEAVLSKGYTTGILDQEPQLDPGKTVREIVEEGAAEKVGWLKDYNAISDQFADPDADMDVLLAKQAELQDKIDAHDCWDLDSRLEQAMDALRCPDPDTKIAVLSGGERRRVALCRLLLQEPDILLLDEPTNHLDAETVAWLEKHLQDYKGTVIAVTHDRYFLDHVAEWILELDRGEGIPWKGNYSSWLEQKQGRLAREEKSDQKRQKTLERELEWIRMSPKGQHAKSKDRIANYERLAGEEGRQKEQELEIYIPSGPRLGDLVAELNGVSKAYGDRVLFENLSFAIPRAGILGVIGPNGAGKSTLLRLLTGQETPDAGTIRIGETVRMAYVDQLRANLNPDKNVFEAVSGGYEQIELGGKLINARAWLSRFGFSGDSQQKKISELSGGQQNRLNLALTLKSESNLLFFDEPTNDLDVNTMRALEEAIESFAGSAVLVSHDRWFLDRLATHILAFEGDSQVQFFDGNYSQYEEYRKDVLGLKPFDPHRIKYRKLTR
- the ppdK gene encoding pyruvate, phosphate dikinase encodes the protein MSKGVYTFGGNRNEGGAAMRNLLGGKGCNLAEMAGLGIPVPPGFTLTTEQCGAYYTNGRQLSEGLKAEVLEALRWLEGVRGCGFGAAENPLLLSVRSGARVSMPGMMDTVLNLGLNDRTVAALERASGNARFAWDSYRRFITMYSNVVLGVEHSLFEAELERAKERSGKHQDTDLDASDWKGLVAAFKEIVLEETGQPFPQEPMDQLWGAIRAVFESWNTARAITYRRLHRIPDDWGTGVNVQSMVFGNMGDDCGTGVAFTRDPATGERLFYGEYLINAQGEDVVAGIRTPQPITRAQAEGTGLKSLEEAMPASFTELDATCQRLEQHFKDMQDIEFTIERGKLYLLQTRNGKRTAMASIRIAIDLVDEGLIDSRTALKRIDADSLSQLLAPVFDPKEKDRLRKEGQLLTKGLNAGPGAATGRIALTAEQAETMAQEGPVVLVRVETSPEDISGMVASQGILTARGGMTSHAAVVARGMGKPCVCGASALQIDLVRGVVLVGGHELKAGQDWISMDGSTGEVFAGKLSAHPSEVNQVLVDNRLKAEDSPLYQRFAKIMAWSHEAKRMKVRTNADTPHDAAVARAFGAEGIGLCRTEHMFFEGDRILAVREMILANDVEGRKKALVKLLPMQREDFEGLFTAMNGLPVNIRLLDPPLHEFLPQDEPGQKEMAEVLGVDLGTVERRVTQLHEFNPMMGHRGCRLGITFPEIIRMQVRAIAEAALNVTAQGIKALPEIMVPLIGTVRELAYTKAEMLDEIAQVNQERGSQFACPIGTMIEIPRAAITSDKIAQEAEFFSFGTNDLTQMGFGFSRDDAGTFLPEYVGKKILEDDPFQSLDQEGIGELVRISCEKGRAARPGIKLGVCGEHGGDPRSVTFFHRVGLDYVSCSPYRVPIATLAAAQAALD